From the Dendropsophus ebraccatus isolate aDenEbr1 unplaced genomic scaffold, aDenEbr1.pat pat_scaffold_837_ctg1, whole genome shotgun sequence genome, one window contains:
- the LOC138780523 gene encoding probable cation-transporting ATPase 13A4, whose translation MALYSMIQYIGVLLLYWEKNTYANYQFLFQDLAITTVISVTMSLNHAYPKLSPYRPPAQLVSPPLFLSVIFNIILSLILQICGFLIVQNQMWYSSSDIYSACRPANGSYLNTTTRTDYILQPQNPDVKSNFQSYENSTVWYLGTLNCLIVAFVFSKGKPFRQPVYKNYLFVIVILVQFAVCLFFLFANISNLYTAMELVCTPLLWRGSLIIMLLIILALSYVSEETLIENVKLWNLLKHLTHYRSKSPYKKLQYQLSKDSEWPPLNHKEVSIPKDLAITSDRGDYVNPSFEMDENV comes from the exons GCTGCTACTTTACTGG GAAAAAAATACATATGCAAACTATCAATTCCTTTTCCAAGATTTGGCTATAACTACTGTCATTAGTGTCACAA TGAGCTTGAATCATGCCTATCCAAAGCTTTCCCCGTATAGACCACCAGCACAACTGGTCTCTCCTCCACTTTTTCTCTCTGTAATATTTAACATTATCCTAAGTCTCATCTTACAAATATGTGGCTTTCTGATTGTACAAAACCAAATGTGGTACAGCTCAAGTGACATCTATAG TGCCTGTAGACCAGCTAATGGGAGTTACCTTAATACCACAACTAGAACCGATTATATACTGCAGCCACAGAACCCAGATGTGAAGAGTAATTTCCAGAGTTATGAAAACTCAACTGTTTGGTATTTAGGAACTTTAAATTGTTTAATCGTCGCTTTTGTATTCTCAAAAGGGAAGCCATTCAGACAACCAGTTTATAAAAATT atCTATTTGTTATTGTGATTCTAGTCCAGTTTGCAGTGtgccttttttttctatttgcaaACATATCTAATTTATACACTGCTATGGAA CTTGTATGTACCCCCCTCCTGTGGAGAGGTTCTTTAATAATTATGCTACTCATTATATTAGCACTTTCGTATGTTTCTGAG GAAACCCTAATTGAGAACGTAAAACTATGGAACTTGCTGAAACATCTGACTCATTATAGATCAAAAAGTCCATATAAGAAGCTACAGTACCAATTGTCAAAAGACTCAGAGTGGCCTCCATTAAATCATAAAGAAGTTTCAATTCCTAAAGACCTAGCAATAACAAGTGATCGGGGAGATTATGTGAATCCAAGTTTTGAAATGGATGAAAACGTATGA